The following coding sequences lie in one Monomorium pharaonis isolate MP-MQ-018 chromosome 1, ASM1337386v2, whole genome shotgun sequence genomic window:
- the LOC118648573 gene encoding procyclic form-specific polypeptide B1-alpha-like codes for MDETLKTMPMTKSTPTPRTSPTPTPRPTPRTSPTPTPTPTPDSGELTPMASQAPADEPSDDESPVPPSQPAARLNGGDEGETTVPPAGRYVTL; via the coding sequence ATGGACGAGACGCTGAAAACGATGCCGATGACAAAGTCAACGCCGACGCCGAGGACTTCaccgacgccgacgccgagaCCAACGCCGAGGACATCaccgacgccgacgccgactCCGACGCCCGATTCGGGCGAACTAACGCCGATGGCAAGCCAGGCACCGGCGGACGAGCCGAGCGACGATGAGTCACCGGTCCCGCCGAGTCAGCCGGCAGCCCGACTCAACGGAGGGGACGAGGGAGAAACCACCGTTCCCCCGGCAGGACGTTACGTCACGCTGTGA
- the LOC105830180 gene encoding serine/arginine repetitive matrix protein 1-like has translation MASNCWLSEYPVQRPMTAEVPSLVIRLKTVYIYTVRQTTSGLCHTVYSDSPKSEGAKSKGAKSEVLSKTTATSMTPPQEQRAMTTQSRSPSSSPRAVQRDARSASVIAITPSPPSQTDEQRARERGARLAMARSRSPSPSPQRAVRQCVKECGACSAIATAPSSTSRVDGQRAKERGARTATARSRSPSPPPRAPGQRARKHGACSAIATAPSSTSRADGQRTRERGARTATARSRSPSPPPPPRAPGHCVRECGACSAIATAPSSTSRADGQRARERGARTATARSRSPSPPPRAPGHCVRECGACSAIATAPSPPPRALGYRARERGARTAMAWSRSPSPPPRALGYRARERGARTAMAWSRSPSPPPRTPGHRARERDVRTAIATAPSPSPSPPRAAGRHARERGARTAMAWSRSPSPPPRTPGHRARERDVRTAIATAPSPSPSPPRAAGRHARERGARTAMAWSRLPSPPPRTPGHRARERDVRTAIATAPSPSPSPPRAAGRHARERGARTAMAWSRSPSPPPRAAGRHARERGAHSATAWSQSRKEPPAAARRASPATAPTAQWAPPAITIFILSLRAVKYF, from the exons AtggccagcaattgctggctaagcgaGTATCCTGTCCAAAGGCCTATGACCGCGGAAGTACCTTCCCTGGTCATACGCCTAAAAacggtgtatatatacaccgtGCGACAGACAACGAGCGGGCTTTGTCACACCGTATACAGCGACTCAC CGAAAAGCGAAGGCGCGAAGAGCAAAGGCGCGAAGAGCGAAGTACTATCAAAGACGACAGCGACTTCGATGACGCCACCACAAGAACAACGTGCGATGACGACGCAATCGCGatcaccgtcgtcgtcgccgcgagCAGTACAACGTGATGCGCGTTCGGCGTCGGTAATCGCGATTACGCCGTCCCCGCCGTCTCAAACAGATGAACAACGTGCAAGAGAACGTGGTGCGCGTTTGGCGATGGCGCGATCGCgatcgccgtcgccgtcgccgcagCGAGCAGTTAGACAATGTGTAAAAGAATGTGGTGCGTGTTCGGCGATCGCGACCGCGCCGTCGTCGACGTCGCGAGTAGATGGACAACGTGCAAAAGAACGTGGTGCGCGTACGGCGACGGCGCGGTCGCgatcgccgtcgccgccaccGCGAGCACCTGGACAACGTGCAAGAAAACATGGTGCGTGTTCGGCGATCGCGACCGCGCCGTCGTCGACGTCGCGAGCAGATGGACAACGTACAAGAGAACGTGGTGCGCGTACGGCGACGGCGCGGTCGCgatcgccgtcgccgccgccgccaccgcgaGCACCTGGACATTGTGTAAGAGAATGTGGTGCGTGTTCGGCGATCGCGACCGCGCCGTCGTCGACGTCGCGAGCAGATGGACAACGTGCAAGAGAACGTGGTGCGCGTACGGCGACGGCGCGGTCGCgatcgccgtcgccgccaccGCGAGCACCTGGACATTGTGTAAGAGAATGTGGTGCGTGTTCGGCGATCGCGACCGCGCCGTCGCCGCCACCGCGAGCACTTGGATATCGTGCAAGAGAACGTGGTGCGCGTACGGCGATGGCGTGGTCGCgatcgccgtcgccgccaccGCGAGCACTTGGATATCGTGCAAGAGAACGTGGTGCGCGTACGGCGATGGCGTGGTCGCgatcgccgtcgccgccaccGCGTACACCTGGACATCGTGCAAGAGAACGTGATGTGCGTACGGCGATCGCGACCGCGCCGTCGCCATCACCGTCGCCGCCGCGAGCAGCTGGACGACATGCTAGAGAACGTGGTGCGCGTACGGCGATGGCGTGGTCGCgatcgccgtcgccgccaccGCGTACACCTGGACATCGTGCAAGAGAACGTGATGTGCGTACGGCGATCGCGACCGCGCCGTCGCCATCACCGTCGCCGCCGCGAGCAGCTGGACGACATGCTAGAGAACGTGGTGCGCGTACGGCGATGGCGTGGTCGCGATTGCCGTCGCCGCCACCGCGAACACCTGGACATCGTGCAAGAGAACGTGATGTGCGTACGGCGATCGCGACCGCGCCGTCGCCATCACCGTCGCCGCCGCGAGCAGCTGGACGACATGCTAGAGAACGTGGTGCGCGTACGGCGATGGCGTGGTCGCgatcgccgtcgccgccgccgcgagcAGCTGGACGACATGCTAGAGAACGTGGTGCGCATTCGGCGACGGCATGGTCGCAATCAAGAAAAGAACCCCCGGCGGCGGCACGAAGAGCATCCCCAGCGACAGCACCAACAGCACAATGGGCACCCCCAGCTATaactatatttattctttctctTAGAGCGGTGAAGTATTTCTGA